GGCAGCTTGACGTCGACGGTGAGCTCGTACGTGACCACGGTCGCCGCCTCGCTGCCGGCGAGCTCGTAGGAGCCGTCCATCGCGCTCACCATCGAGCCCTCCTCGGCGAGGTGCCAGGAGACCAGTGTGTCGTCGGGAGCCCAGGCGTAGCCGAGCACGTAGGTGTCCTTGATGACGCCCGCGTCGAGGGTGAAGCGCACCCGGTTCGCCCGTCCGCCCGCCTCCTCGAGCACCTCGACCTCCTTGACGTTGGCC
The window above is part of the Streptosporangiales bacterium genome. Proteins encoded here:
- a CDS encoding cyclase, whose translation is MAEQTRSTITIGANRSDVMAVIADFDAYPDWANVKEVEVLEEAGGRANRVRFTLDAGVIKDTYVLGYAWAPDDTLVSWHLAEEGSMVSAMDGSYELAGSEAATVVTYELTVDVKLPMIGLLKRKAEKVIVDTALKGLKKRVEG